A part of Campylobacter ureolyticus ACS-301-V-Sch3b genomic DNA contains:
- the serA gene encoding phosphoglycerate dehydrogenase yields the protein MMNKIIVCDAINEAGFEILAKEKDIEVVDATNVPKDELLNLLVDADVAITRSPTEISEPFLNAGKKLKAVVRAGVGVDNVDIDGCSKRGIILMNVPTANTIAAVEMTMCHLLNAARKYVNSCNDLKINRIWKREKWYGTELYGKTLGIIGFGNIGSRVGVRSLAFGMKVIAYDPYIEPSKAKDLGVGYTSNLDDILKCDFITIHTPKTAETTNMIDEAEIAKMKDGVRIVNCARGGLINEDALLKNLKNGKIAYAGIDVFVKEPATDHPLLDIENLTATQHLGANTVESQKNIAVQAADQAISALRGICYPNALNLPIKTEDIPNEIKLYLDLISKMSYLATQINKNPIKNIKIEVSSNLKKYLDPMLTFALVGALKTQLGDSINYVNAKFVADERGIKTEAVVTSSLNLKSLVTVKVITDEEVTTFSGVVFGENEERIVNINGFKTDFKPKGKMIFLKNKDIPGFIRDISAILAKENINIADFRLGRGEEKDALAVVLVDEDINSEILKELNSVEACIWARYANV from the coding sequence ATCATGAACAAAATAATCGTATGCGATGCAATCAATGAAGCTGGATTTGAAATTCTAGCAAAAGAAAAAGACATAGAAGTAGTTGATGCTACAAATGTTCCAAAAGATGAGCTTTTAAATTTATTAGTTGATGCTGATGTTGCTATAACTAGAAGTCCAACTGAAATAAGTGAGCCTTTTTTAAATGCTGGTAAAAAACTCAAAGCAGTTGTAAGAGCTGGTGTTGGGGTTGATAATGTTGATATTGATGGATGTTCAAAAAGAGGAATAATTTTGATGAATGTTCCAACAGCAAACACAATTGCAGCAGTTGAAATGACAATGTGTCATCTTTTAAACGCGGCTAGAAAATATGTAAATTCTTGCAATGATTTAAAAATAAATAGAATTTGGAAAAGAGAAAAATGGTATGGAACTGAGCTTTATGGAAAAACATTAGGCATAATAGGCTTTGGAAATATCGGCTCAAGAGTAGGAGTTAGATCACTTGCTTTTGGCATGAAAGTAATAGCTTATGACCCATACATCGAACCATCAAAAGCAAAGGATTTAGGCGTTGGTTATACTTCAAATTTAGATGATATTTTAAAATGTGATTTTATAACTATCCATACTCCAAAAACAGCTGAAACAACAAATATGATAGATGAGGCTGAAATTGCAAAAATGAAAGATGGAGTAAGGATTGTAAACTGCGCAAGAGGTGGTTTAATCAACGAAGATGCACTTTTAAAAAATTTGAAAAATGGCAAGATTGCTTATGCAGGAATTGATGTTTTTGTAAAAGAGCCTGCAACAGATCATCCTTTGCTTGATATTGAAAACTTAACCGCAACCCAACATCTTGGAGCAAATACAGTTGAATCACAAAAAAATATAGCTGTTCAAGCAGCCGATCAAGCAATAAGTGCTCTTAGAGGAATTTGTTATCCAAATGCTTTAAATTTACCTATAAAAACAGAAGATATTCCAAATGAAATAAAACTTTATTTAGATTTAATTTCAAAGATGTCATATCTTGCAACACAAATTAATAAAAATCCTATCAAAAATATCAAAATAGAAGTTTCATCAAATTTGAAAAAATATTTAGATCCAATGCTTACTTTCGCATTAGTAGGCGCATTAAAAACTCAACTTGGTGATAGTATAAATTATGTAAATGCCAAGTTTGTAGCTGATGAGCGAGGTATAAAAACAGAAGCCGTTGTTACATCAAGCCTAAATTTAAAAAGTTTAGTTACTGTTAAAGTTATAACTGATGAAGAAGTTACTACTTTTAGCGGTGTTGTGTTTGGGGAAAATGAAGAAAGAATTGTAAATATTAATGGCTTTAAAACTGACTTTAAGCCAAAAGGTAAGATGATTTTCTTAAAGAATAAAGATATCCCAGGATTTATCCGTGATATCAGTGCAATTTTGGCAAAAGAAAATATTAACATTGCTGATTTTAGACTTGGCCGTGGTGAG